The following proteins are co-located in the Solanum pennellii chromosome 8, SPENNV200 genome:
- the LOC107026924 gene encoding GEM-like protein 5, producing MTGTGDENQPKFQQSESQIPCVSSSSSDPQAPEMDPKKWGTHIMGPPAVPTCHPDNQKAASWRAEDQREEFQPQPYVVYSPIDKPSNNPLDSVVNVFNSWSNRAENIARNIWYNLKAGPSVTEAAWGKLNLTAKALTEGGFEPLYKQIFGADPNEQLKKTFACYLSTATGPVAGTLYLSTTKVAFCSDRPLSFKAPSGQEAWSYYKVAVPLGNIGTINPIVMKESPPERYIQIVTIDGHDFWFMGFVNFDKAKHHLLETLSIFRAQPPHLNLQQPAAY from the exons ATGACAGGCACAGGAGACGAAAATCAACCCAAATTTCAACAATCAGAGTCTCAAATACCTTGTgtttcttcatcatcttcagaTCCACAAGCACCAGAAATGGATCCCAAAAAATGGGGTACCCATATTATGGGTCCGCCTGCAGTTCCAACTTGTCATCCAGACAATCAGAAAGCTGCTTCATGGAGAGCTGAGGATCAAAGAGAAGAGTTTCAGCCACAGCCTTATGTTGTTTATTCCCCAATTGATAAGCCTAGCAATAACCCACTTGATTCGGTTGTTAATGTGTTCAATTCATGGAGTAACAGAGCTGAGAACATCGCGCGCAACATTTGGTATAATC TGAAAGCTGGACCATCAGTTACAGAAGCGGCATGGGGAAAACTTAATTTGACAGCCAAGGCGTTGACAGAGGGTGGATTTGAGCCTCTTTACAAGCAGATATTTGGAGCAGATCCTAATGAACAGCTGAAAAAGACGTTTGCTTGTTATCTTTCTACTGCGACTGGGCCTGTTGCTGGTACACTCTATCTCTCAACTACTAAAGTCGCTTTTTGCAGCGATCGGCCATTATCATTCAAAGCTCCATCTGGTCAGGAGGCCTGGAGCTACTACAAG GTAGCAGTACCGTTGGGAAATATTGGGACTATAAACCCAATAGTGATGAAAGAGTCTCCACCAGAGAGGTACATTCAGATTGTTACCATCGATGGTCATGATTTCTGGTTCATGGGGTTTGTGAATTTTGATAAAGCAAAACATCATCTTCTTGAAACTTTGTCAATTTTTAGAGCCCAACCCCCTCATCTCAATCTGCAACAACCAGCTGCTTACTAG